The sequence TCAGAGAAAGCCCACTCACCGATGAAGAGGAAAAAGATGAGTAAGCCGAGCTCCCTCATGGAGGCCTTGAGCGTGCGGCCGAGGATCTGAAGGCCTTTACTGTGCCTGGACAGCTTGAATATCCGGAACACCCTGACAAGCCTGATGACCCTGAGTATCGCCAGGGACATGGCCTGGTTCGTGCTCTTGTCCTGCGGGCTTACCGGCGCCTTCGGCAGATCGATCGTCTCCTCCTCCTCGGCCATCACGGTGCCGAGGGTGATGAAGTAGGGAATGATCGCGATGATGTCGATGAAGTTCATTACGTCACGGAAGAAGTTCAGTTTGTTTGGACAGGCGAGGAAGCGCACCGATAACTCAAACGTGAACCAGATGATACAAATAGTCTCTATTAGGAAGAACGGGTCCGTGATGTCCGGCACTTCGTCCTCCTCGATCTTCGTGCCGTTCGTCGTCGTGTTGAAGACCTTGTAGTGCTTGAACTCGGGCAGGGTCTCCAGGCAGAATATCACGATCGACAGGAGGATCACGCACACGGATATTATGGCGACCACCCGGGCGCCCTGCGAACTCTCCGGGTACTCGAACAGCAGCCAGACCTTCCTCTGGAGCTCGTGCGTCGGCAGCGGCTTCTCCTCCTCCTTGATGAACCCTTCGTCCTCCCTGCGACAATCAGTGCACCCTTTAGATTTTAGACGATCGCTCACGATTCTATTCATCGTTTTCAGCAATTTTaccaatttatttgttttccgcTGACAACGATAAAACTTTCATTATTCTCTCGAGAGACGAATCGCGTCGTATTTTTATACGCGTCTACGTAGAGAATTTAGAGCCTCTCCGCTTCCAGGGCTAACAAAATGGAACACGCCAAGAGTGCCGCACTCGAGTTAGCGTTACAAAGAAGCAATCAACTTAATTGTTACCTTCTACTGttctttaatacttttattccgCAAGAAAAACTCGAGGATATCCCTTTGCACAGCCCCCGGACAATGCAACGACGCCATTTCGCGAATGAAGATGGTAATTTCCGGCAGCCGCGGAAGCGGAAACAGCCGGCGCGAGCCGGGCAACGCGTAAAACGTCGCATCGTCTTCGAGAGAGAtgtttattcgttcgtttagaaaTCGGCAGTCGGTTCTGGTATCGCGTTTATCGTTTCCTCTGAAAACCGCCTTCGTACGTGGATACGCGAAATGATCCGTATCGTCGTGGAGCGATAGAGGCGGCCCGGGGAGGGAGGGAAACGGCAAGTTTCAGCCCTCCCGCAGCTCTCacctcgccccccccccccccgttgtTTCGTTCCGCGGTAACGAAACTCGTGAAACGGGATCCCCCGTCTACCCAGAAGCAGGAGATTGAACATCCCTGAACAATGAGCCCATTGGAGTTCACCTCCGGGCTTTGATTTTCCACGGGTCTCCAAACCTTCCCACTCCGCTGCCGTTGTTTAACTATCTTTTCCAACTAATCTCGATCGGGACGTAAAATTCTAATTATCTGCTAACAGAGTTCCAATTACGAGAGCGGACTGTACCGCGAAATTTTCTGGGCAGACGCTTCCTCGTTCGCGAACAGTACCAGAAATGTTGCATTATTCGAATGTTAAACGTGTCCTCGGTATTCATGTCTCTCTCGTTGGCATTCGAATCTCGATAGATAGCGTTAACAGGAGAAAGCATTCGAATTCGTACAACATAAAGTCTAATACAATAAAGCGGTAGTTCTGTATGATTTTTCCTACGAGGAATCCTCTACTCAACGAACGAAACTTTCTATTCTTTTACTGTTTACAGAACGGCTAGGAAAAATGGTAATTCGCATAACGACCTAAAGTACTATTAGAAATACTATTTCTATGATTCGCTCATAAGCCAAATACTATTTCAAGTTGTCGATCGACAACGAATGCAGAACGTTAGCGGTCGTACCTGAACTTGTTGGTGGCCAGCTCGCCCAGCTCGTAGAACTTGATCTCCTCGGAGAAGACATCGAGAGGAACGTTGACCGGGCGACGCAGCCTGCCGCCGCTCTGGTAGTAGTAAAGTATCGCGTCGAAGGAGGGCCGGTTCCGGTCGAAAAAGTACTCGTTGCGTAGCGGATCGAAGTATCGTAGCCGCCGTGACGGATCGCCAAGGAGCGTGTCCGGAAATTGGTTCAGCGTACGCAGCTGCGTCTCAAACCGTAAACCGCTCACCTGTCCGGGATCGAAATCGATAATCGATTATGCTGGTACACCGCAACATGTCCTTATCCCTAATCCCCTTTTGCCAGCCGATACCTTGCTAATTGGGACACCGGATTAATTTGCCCACGCCCCGACTAATTCGACTCGCTGCCGCGACTTTCTTTTCCACGAATGCATCAGGGTATACACGGCGCATCGATGTACTTCTCACAGATTTACGTGGATCGCAGGATTACCGACAGACACTAGTTTTTTACCTGACAATATTGACCAGCTAATTGGAGAAtgcatttcataaaaaattatctTGTTATCGCTATTCGGATTGCTTATTGCTTCGAATGCTACGGAATGAGAGATTACAGCACCAGTTGATAAACATTGCTATCGTTTCAACTCAACTGTACCACAGTTCCAAAGAAACACTAGGTTCCATTCGATATAATTCAAGTCACCGCAGGAAACATTCATGACAGCGGAAGACCGCAAAGAAGAAAAGACAGCTCAACAGGAAAGACGATCTATCGAATCCTGAGATTGGTTCTCGAGTATCCTCTTCCTTTGATAAGGTAATGCAGTCATACATCACGACGAAAGGGAAACGATAAGCAACCGGTAGCATCGCAGCAAAACGCATCaacgaaaaagaggaagaaacgaGCGTACGATACACCGACACACGAGCTTCCGAAGACAACAGCCTCGAACCAGCCAGGAGGCAGCGTGTCCCGTTGCAAACTAGCTTTCGAGTGCAGCTGCGCCCGAACGAATCTTGTATAATCCCAATTATCTCGAGGAGAGGGCAACCCCTCGCGATAAAACTTCATTCCGCGTTTCCGTCTCGGTTTTCACGGGGGCCGGGCTGTAAAACCGGAAGCGCCAGCGTCCGGGTAAGAGGATTTTGATAGCTCGACGAGAGAACTAGCCCCCGTATCGCCCGGAACGCCGAGGAGAAGGCATCGCGATCGTCTCCCGACGGAACGTCGAATTGCAAAGACCCGCAGCCCCCGGAACGATTGCCCCTTTAACGGCACGGCTGGTCATCGGGGTTTAACGAGCAGCGTAACCAGTCGTTACACCTGACCGTAATGTTCGACCGTCACGAATAGACCGGGACACCGCCGCGCACCGCCTCGTTCGTTCGACTCGAGGGAAAGGGACTGGCTGCCCTCTCAACCTTTGCGAATGGGAACCCTTTAACTCTGCTTTCCTGTTCTTGGCATTGGGGACGTTGATGCGGGATTTACTTTTTATTAGAGCAGCTATAAACCTTCGAGTATTAGAACCATTGGAAAAAAAAGAGATAGAACGACAGATGTTCCCGAATCCGATCTTTGTTCGATCGAAAGTCTACATCGCCGAACGTAAGAGCCCAGAGCAGCGCGTCATCGTTACCGTCTCGGCCGTGGTCGATCCGCGGCGTTGCAACCGGAAAACTAATAAACGAAACTGGGGTAATTGCGGTCGGCCATTAGGACGattaagaagaaaaagaagaagtatCGGTTATAACTGTCGCGGAGCGTCGTCGGTTGGCTCGGTTTATCGACGACGCGTCTCGTCGCGGCGCGAGGACCTCCTCTCTCCGGCCCTCGTCGATTCCTGATATTGCGTTACTCGGCGAATTAAAGAATCAACCTGCTGGGAAACTTCGGCTGACATTTAATAAACGAGGAATCCGCTCGATATGTCCGGGACAAACGGGCCGATTCGATTCCCCCCGCGGACCCGCTTGGCCGAGATTCCGAAGGCACGCGTGACGTTCGTTAAACGTTCGTTTTTTCGACGGGGTTACGTGAACGCGGATGTTTCGTGCATCGGGGGGTGGATACACCCGGTTCCCGTGTCCGTTGAGAAATGTCAACCTCGCGACATTTTCACGATGCCGGTGAATCGTTTCGTTCCGGTTTTTGCGGTGAGAGAGCATCCTTTGCTCTGCTCCTCGTCGTTTCCATTCTAGGTAATCGTACAGTGGCTTGTCGATTGAATTGTAAAGCGTTGATTTTCAATCGAGAGAAGAAAGATCAATCCGAAAGCTCTGGTTGAAAGGGTACACTTGCTGTGCACGTATATTTAAAAGTACGAACTTTCTTCAGCCGTATTAACCGAGTGACGCGTGAAACCAAAGGAGTAGATAATCCGTTGCTGTTAAACCATTCtcataaatttcaattcattcaaaGATACGATCTAGAGGATACGTAAAGGTTAATTTCTCGTTCAACCCCTGTTTTCAAAGACATCGTTAAGCGACGAAAGTCAGCAAGAAGATACCACCGAAGGCACGGCCGGAAGTACAACCGAAAATAATAACTTCATCGAAACAATCGAAAAAGGAATCGAAATAAAAGCCGGCGTTGAATACATCCCGAGCAGGAGGGTCTAAAAATAACCGCAGTCCAGTATTCATGCCACAGAAACAGCTGCGCAATTCATATTTCCCCATTTTACAAACTACTTCTCGTTTAAAGAAACTTGCGCCGTGGTTCGCGTAAAGCTACATTCAAGCGCGATGGGGGCGCAAACGTAATTCAGCCCGGAGTTCGCGGTTATTGTTCCCCGGGTATTACGAGACAGTCTCGATTGGCGGTGGAGGTTGGCGGGGAGGTCTAATCGCTGTTACGGATGAAATATACTATTCCATTTCCTTCGGGTCGCAGGCCGGCCAGTCGAGGCTTCGGGAACAGAGCGGGCGATGCCGCCACGATTTGGTGGCGAGCGGACGGTCTGACGAACGGATggccggacggacggacgacGAAACGCGCCCATCCAGAACAGAAATTGGATTGCACCCGCGACGGCGCGGACAAACGCGCCTGTAACCCACCGACGATCGATATTTACTCCCGTTATCGAACGAATACGAACGGCCGAGACTTGTTGCGGAAATCGTCTTTGGATCGACGCGTCTCGTCTCGAACTTACCGCTCGGGCAACCGCCTGAAATCAACTGTAACTACAACCTTTTTCGACTCATGATTTTCTTAAGATGAACTTGCTTGTATAGAAGCAACAAATAACATCGAGTCAGATTTGCTAGGAAAACTACAATTTCCAAATGAAATGCAATTTAGAAACATGAGTATTTCTCGTTTCATCTGCGATGAAATGCAATACCGTTTGCCCGTGATCAATATTCAATCTTCCAAGTAAATGTGCGACTGCAATGAAAGTGAAACTTCTTTTCTTCCGGCaaatcgataaattaataaacatgaaatattccGGCGACCACCAGGGAAATCTTAAGGCAgtgtattaataacataattattaGGACAAATTTAACTTGGAAAATAAGATTCGAAGATAAGTTCCGTGATTTCGAATGGAACATGTTTAAACGAAAAGGATTAAGCTTCCTTCTTAAACGGTCACCCATGCACACAGAACAGTCGCATCTATCGAAAGTTTGGCCGTACCGTATTTTGAATACCATAGCAATTTCGCCGAGTGTTATGCTTATATAAGCTTCCGAAAGCTTTCAAGTACTAGATATTTTAAGGAACTAATGGTTGGAACACTTCAGATCGTCTGAATATTTTCTGTGACGCGTGTATGCGTAATAGTCAGCCTTGTAACTATCTGCGCTACTTTCCTACAATGCGGAATGTCCACATGTGCAACTTACACAATCCAGCTTACACAATCGCATCATATGTATGAATATAATTACTGCTACGGATAAATTACATTCCGAGTAAACTACGTAAATCTATTACTACATGTTCCCGTATATGCGTATCGAACATGAACGTTTACATTAGATCGTATGTGCTCTCGGTCAGTGTTATCCACACAACAGCTGCATTAAGTTCTCTATCTCCTATCCATCTCTGTTCAGCATTAAACTGCTCGAATATTTACGGAACCGTTCGTCCCGTCTTCGCTGCATTTTCGCCGCAGACTGTTATTGAACCGTACTCTATGATCAACCCTTAAAAGCTATCATCAACGGAAGACACGTTACAAGAACACATGTCGTAGCGGGATGAAATTTCACCCACGGCAGCGTTTAAAGGTTAACAGACTTATGCGTTTAGAAAACGAAATACGAGGGGACGTTAATGAGTTTACGTTAACTGCCGATCAATTTGCTTTTTACTTCAGTTTCCGTAAAGCAGCACGCGAAAATGAGATTTTCTTGAAGTATTCGCAAGCTAAATATCGGTTCGCAGAAAAGAATACTTTCCAGACATCTTACCGAAAGAGTCGGTAACAGATGGTTTTGGAAATGCCTAGATCCCCTAAAAGAAACTAGAAAATCGAGATAGACCTAACCATTTATTTGGACCGTTGTTCGGTGGATGGGTGGAACGATCGAGGTTCCACCGCGCATCGAGAAACCGATCGCTCCGATGGAATCGACACGGTCGCGGATTTTTCGCGATGAACGATCGAACGGTTACTGTAATTGGCGCAATGCAGTCGTGTCATCCACGAGGACAGATAATTCCGTTCACACAATACGACCTTGGTACTATATCGGCCCTGATTCCAAGACGAACTTGGACGGCTGCCAAAATACGGTCTGTAGGTCACTTCGTGTCTTGAGATAATCTTGTTCcgtcgaaaagaaaagaaatgcgAATGGATGGACAGCGAGCGAACCGGGAAGCGTTGCAGCGGCTCCCGTACGGTGGAAACCGTCGCGCGGCGGGGTCCGATCGATCGAAATGCGGATCGTTCTTAGACCGGTTTCGCGCGACGATACACGTACCGCGATACGCGGATGATGGATACCGAATTTACATGGAAATTAATGGAAACGATCGGACGGGGATCCTCGATACGCTATCGCGATATTCGTTTCGTGCATCCTGTAATATACCGAATCCACGTGTGTTATTTATATGAGATAGCGTTATTCTTTTCCCTAATAGAAAGGGATTCAAAGGTTTTCTtacttcaaaatgaaaattgttgCCACTGAGTTTACCACAGAAACTGAAGTTTGTTGAATCAAAATGAACTAGCAATTAAAACTTCTGAAATCGAAATTCATTCTCGTTAAACGAAGTTTCAAAGTACAAAAGTTCCGAATAATGAGAAATTGCTAATTATTGTTACACCAGCGATGAAAAACGGTTGTTTCGAAATTTCACTGTTTCCTGAAAAAACTCTGCTTCTCGAAGGTGATCGGTTACAGGCTGGACATCGATACGACATTCCTGGAAAGAGGGAACGATTGGTAGACGCGTATCGGCTGTTGGCGATTCACGATCCCGTGCCTCTGTTTCCCAACCGTTTTCGCGGGCGCTTTTATACCTTTTTCTTCGACGCGACGGAGCGGGCGACAAGTACGCTTCGTTATTCCGGACAATTGATATCAAATACGGGTCGTTggattcttttttctcttttctcggtctctcgctccattattttccttctttctcttctttttttcgttACGGAATTCCACGCGTTGAATTTCGACTCCAATTATCCGTCGGTACTCCGATAAACCGGCCGCTGGAAGAGATATGAAATGTCCGCGCGCGATATCGCGACTACTCCCTCTTTGAAATACCGCTCGCGGGAAAAAGCGCGTGGAAATTTCGATTAATTCGATCGGCGGACCCCACTAACACCTATTCTCCTCCGAATTCGAGGCTGGATTCAAATGGGAAACGAGTGCGATCGGATTATcgggaaattattttattagatggCCGATAGCGATTGATTTCTggatttccttttctttttttaattaacagccAAGCGAGTATATCTCGTCCGACTTTGAATTTTTGCCGAATAACCTTGGAATTTCAAGAACGTTTAAGCAACTGTTTACTATGAATGTTCGTTAACCGGTTTTCTAATTGTCGAATGGAAACGAACGAGAAAATTTAATTCCACCGCAGGAATAAGTTCCTTTAGACCTTTTTCTCGAGATTTTCATTGAAGAGGCTTGTCATTGATGgggtatttttaataaaatcgttaATTGTTCAACGGGAACATGGAGCAAGGTTAGACTCCATGGGAGACCTATATATATCCTTTAAAGAAACGTTTGAATGAAGTTAGGATTCGAAGGGTTGGAAAATCTAATGAAAGTAATTGAAGAATTGTGCGGAACGTAACAGTTATTAACTGATTTGCCACTTTATTTTCTCGCGTAGTTGGTTACCGGCTTCGCATCGATCGTATACTGTTCGTACGCCAATGATCGTTCGGATTTCACGACTTCCAGTAAGTAAGCGCGAGCGATTGGTAATTGCATTTCAAAGTTTACATTTGAATCGATCCACGCGTGTTCCGGTTTTGTTAAATCGAGCCTCGCTCTCGAGCAGTTTCACCATAACTCCCC comes from Nomia melanderi isolate GNS246 chromosome 7, iyNomMela1, whole genome shotgun sequence and encodes:
- the shaker gene encoding potassium voltage-gated channel protein Shaker isoform X5 — protein: MGFGALILDSVVLLVVSNVILRSLGICYVCLPYSLVLTVFVASALYLSLPKLSSQDEDGPNPHTQYTGVTHFEPIPHDHDFCERIVINVSGLRFETQLRTLNQFPDTLLGDPSRRLRYFDPLRNEYFFDRNRPSFDAILYYYQSGGRLRRPVNVPLDVFSEEIKFYELGELATNKFREDEGFIKEEEKPLPTHELQRKVWLLFEYPESSQGARVVAIISVCVILLSIVIFCLETLPEFKHYKVFNTTTNGTKIEEDEVPDITDPFFLIETICIIWFTFELSVRFLACPNKLNFFRDVMNFIDIIAIIPYFITLGTVMAEEEETIDLPKAPVSPQDKSTNQAMSLAILRVIRLVRVFRIFKLSRHSKGLQILGRTLKASMRELGLLIFFLFIGVVLFSSAVYFAEAGSENSFFKSIPDAFWWAVVTMTTVGYGDMTPVGVWGKIVGSLCAIAGVLTIALPVPVIVSNFNYFYHRETDQEEMQSHNFNHVTSCPYLPGTLGQHMKKSSTSESESDIKDLGESILLTHPEITKKPNCNPRHNNNINPACMSIETDV
- the shaker gene encoding potassium voltage-gated channel protein Shaker isoform X8, whose protein sequence is MAAVAGIYGFSEERHARYSEHRQHPSLPKLSSQDEDGPNPHTQYTGVTHFEPIPHDHDFCERIVINVSGLRFETQLRTLNQFPDTLLGDPSRRLRYFDPLRNEYFFDRNRPSFDAILYYYQSGGRLRRPVNVPLDVFSEEIKFYELGELATNKFREDEGFIKEEEKPLPTHELQRKVWLLFEYPESSQGARVVAIISVCVILLSIVIFCLETLPEFKHYKVFNTTTNGTKIEEDEVPDITDPFFLIETICIIWFTFELSVRFLACPNKLNFFRDVMNFIDIIAIIPYFITLGTVMAEEEETIDLPKAPVSPQDKSTNQAMSLAILRVIRLVRVFRIFKLSRHSKGLQILGRTLKASMRELGLLIFFLFIGVVLFSSAVYFAEAGSENSFFKSIPDAFWWAVVTMTTVGYGDMTPVGVWGKIVGSLCAIAGVLTIALPVPVIVSNFNYFYHRETDQEEMQSHNFNHVTSCPYLPGTLGQHMKKSSTSESESDIKDLGESILLTHPEITKKPNCNPRHNNNINPACMSIETDV
- the shaker gene encoding potassium voltage-gated channel protein Shaker isoform X11 is translated as MRSLPKLSSQDEDGPNPHTQYTGVTHFEPIPHDHDFCERIVINVSGLRFETQLRTLNQFPDTLLGDPSRRLRYFDPLRNEYFFDRNRPSFDAILYYYQSGGRLRRPVNVPLDVFSEEIKFYELGELATNKFREDEGFIKEEEKPLPTHELQRKVWLLFEYPESSQGARVVAIISVCVILLSIVIFCLETLPEFKHYKVFNTTTNGTKIEEDEVPDITDPFFLIETICIIWFTFELSVRFLACPNKLNFFRDVMNFIDIIAIIPYFITLGTVMAEEEETIDLPKAPVSPQDKSTNQAMSLAILRVIRLVRVFRIFKLSRHSKGLQILGRTLKASMRELGLLIFFLFIGVVLFSSAVYFAEAGSENSFFKSIPDAFWWAVVTMTTVGYGDMTPVGVWGKIVGSLCAIAGVLTIALPVPVIVSNFNYFYHRETDQEEMQSHNFNHVTSCPYLPGTLGQHMKKSSTSESESDIKDLGESILLTHPEITKKPNCNPRHNNNINPACMSIETDV
- the shaker gene encoding potassium voltage-gated channel protein Shaker isoform X6 encodes the protein MHKHPQPARDERPRCSDCCFGAWPRRWIYGNFEPSFVNRSLPKLSSQDEDGPNPHTQYTGVTHFEPIPHDHDFCERIVINVSGLRFETQLRTLNQFPDTLLGDPSRRLRYFDPLRNEYFFDRNRPSFDAILYYYQSGGRLRRPVNVPLDVFSEEIKFYELGELATNKFREDEGFIKEEEKPLPTHELQRKVWLLFEYPESSQGARVVAIISVCVILLSIVIFCLETLPEFKHYKVFNTTTNGTKIEEDEVPDITDPFFLIETICIIWFTFELSVRFLACPNKLNFFRDVMNFIDIIAIIPYFITLGTVMAEEEETIDLPKAPVSPQDKSTNQAMSLAILRVIRLVRVFRIFKLSRHSKGLQILGRTLKASMRELGLLIFFLFIGVVLFSSAVYFAEAGSENSFFKSIPDAFWWAVVTMTTVGYGDMTPVGVWGKIVGSLCAIAGVLTIALPVPVIVSNFNYFYHRETDQEEMQSHNFNHVTSCPYLPGTLGQHMKKSSTSESESDIKDLGESILLTHPEITKKPNCNPRHNNNINPACMSIETDV
- the shaker gene encoding potassium voltage-gated channel protein Shaker isoform X10, with translation MRRSLPKLSSQDEDGPNPHTQYTGVTHFEPIPHDHDFCERIVINVSGLRFETQLRTLNQFPDTLLGDPSRRLRYFDPLRNEYFFDRNRPSFDAILYYYQSGGRLRRPVNVPLDVFSEEIKFYELGELATNKFREDEGFIKEEEKPLPTHELQRKVWLLFEYPESSQGARVVAIISVCVILLSIVIFCLETLPEFKHYKVFNTTTNGTKIEEDEVPDITDPFFLIETICIIWFTFELSVRFLACPNKLNFFRDVMNFIDIIAIIPYFITLGTVMAEEEETIDLPKAPVSPQDKSTNQAMSLAILRVIRLVRVFRIFKLSRHSKGLQILGRTLKASMRELGLLIFFLFIGVVLFSSAVYFAEAGSENSFFKSIPDAFWWAVVTMTTVGYGDMTPVGVWGKIVGSLCAIAGVLTIALPVPVIVSNFNYFYHRETDQEEMQSHNFNHVTSCPYLPGTLGQHMKKSSTSESESDIKDLGESILLTHPEITKKPNCNPRHNNNINPACMSIETDV
- the shaker gene encoding potassium voltage-gated channel protein Shaker isoform X4, with amino-acid sequence MWQSGGMGAHAANNPWMKLMGIVHKERRHHDSGSAAAAASGVQGSATTGSNDRTLNQSLPKLSSQDEDGPNPHTQYTGVTHFEPIPHDHDFCERIVINVSGLRFETQLRTLNQFPDTLLGDPSRRLRYFDPLRNEYFFDRNRPSFDAILYYYQSGGRLRRPVNVPLDVFSEEIKFYELGELATNKFREDEGFIKEEEKPLPTHELQRKVWLLFEYPESSQGARVVAIISVCVILLSIVIFCLETLPEFKHYKVFNTTTNGTKIEEDEVPDITDPFFLIETICIIWFTFELSVRFLACPNKLNFFRDVMNFIDIIAIIPYFITLGTVMAEEEETIDLPKAPVSPQDKSTNQAMSLAILRVIRLVRVFRIFKLSRHSKGLQILGRTLKASMRELGLLIFFLFIGVVLFSSAVYFAEAGSENSFFKSIPDAFWWAVVTMTTVGYGDMTPVGVWGKIVGSLCAIAGVLTIALPVPVIVSNFNYFYHRETDQEEMQSHNFNHVTSCPYLPGTLGQHMKKSSTSESESDIKDLGESILLTHPEITKKPNCNPRHNNNINPACMSIETDV
- the shaker gene encoding potassium voltage-gated channel protein Shaker isoform X3, which encodes MGGPGAGRVSRHELNAVPKSHVGHGDRSLVIGEPEAPASSAEVVCRCHAISDRPIDGTTGLVPAQLPPSPPPLYSLHIGNGNSCLAFVNNNTAGSPNAVSDAAKTKAAATMSSPPKHRRGFDPNDVNANDYRRYRRVKTRRSLPKLSSQDEDGPNPHTQYTGVTHFEPIPHDHDFCERIVINVSGLRFETQLRTLNQFPDTLLGDPSRRLRYFDPLRNEYFFDRNRPSFDAILYYYQSGGRLRRPVNVPLDVFSEEIKFYELGELATNKFREDEGFIKEEEKPLPTHELQRKVWLLFEYPESSQGARVVAIISVCVILLSIVIFCLETLPEFKHYKVFNTTTNGTKIEEDEVPDITDPFFLIETICIIWFTFELSVRFLACPNKLNFFRDVMNFIDIIAIIPYFITLGTVMAEEEETIDLPKAPVSPQDKSTNQAMSLAILRVIRLVRVFRIFKLSRHSKGLQILGRTLKASMRELGLLIFFLFIGVVLFSSAVYFAEAGTQDSFFKSIPDAFWWAVVTMTTVGYGDMRCGAILIGGILRGGRLREFVLQVHSGRVLVGRCHDDDRGLW
- the shaker gene encoding potassium voltage-gated channel protein Shaker isoform X7, with the translated sequence MTSWIEKLLLLLVILPGGAQADHRSQLPRRKKRSLPKLSSQDEDGPNPHTQYTGVTHFEPIPHDHDFCERIVINVSGLRFETQLRTLNQFPDTLLGDPSRRLRYFDPLRNEYFFDRNRPSFDAILYYYQSGGRLRRPVNVPLDVFSEEIKFYELGELATNKFREDEGFIKEEEKPLPTHELQRKVWLLFEYPESSQGARVVAIISVCVILLSIVIFCLETLPEFKHYKVFNTTTNGTKIEEDEVPDITDPFFLIETICIIWFTFELSVRFLACPNKLNFFRDVMNFIDIIAIIPYFITLGTVMAEEEETIDLPKAPVSPQDKSTNQAMSLAILRVIRLVRVFRIFKLSRHSKGLQILGRTLKASMRELGLLIFFLFIGVVLFSSAVYFAEAGSENSFFKSIPDAFWWAVVTMTTVGYGDMTPVGVWGKIVGSLCAIAGVLTIALPVPVIVSNFNYFYHRETDQEEMQSHNFNHVTSCPYLPGTLGQHMKKSSTSESESDIKDLGESILLTHPEITKKPNCNPRHNNNINPACMSIETDV
- the shaker gene encoding potassium voltage-gated channel protein Shaker isoform X9, producing the protein MQMILVAGGSLPKLSSQDEDGPNPHTQYTGVTHFEPIPHDHDFCERIVINVSGLRFETQLRTLNQFPDTLLGDPSRRLRYFDPLRNEYFFDRNRPSFDAILYYYQSGGRLRRPVNVPLDVFSEEIKFYELGELATNKFREDEGFIKEEEKPLPTHELQRKVWLLFEYPESSQGARVVAIISVCVILLSIVIFCLETLPEFKHYKVFNTTTNGTKIEEDEVPDITDPFFLIETICIIWFTFELSVRFLACPNKLNFFRDVMNFIDIIAIIPYFITLGTVMAEEEETIDLPKAPVSPQDKSTNQAMSLAILRVIRLVRVFRIFKLSRHSKGLQILGRTLKASMRELGLLIFFLFIGVVLFSSAVYFAEAGSENSFFKSIPDAFWWAVVTMTTVGYGDMTPVGVWGKIVGSLCAIAGVLTIALPVPVIVSNFNYFYHRETDQEEMQSHNFNHVTSCPYLPGTLGQHMKKSSTSESESDIKDLGESILLTHPEITKKPNCNPRHNNNINPACMSIETDV